Proteins from one Patescibacteria group bacterium genomic window:
- a CDS encoding GNAT family N-acetyltransferase translates to MKPGKIVKKFTHEGKEIIFRYPKKSDAKEFLSMINSLVKEKAYLTTQKKFTLKQEKKWLNNIIKKIKRKNIVLILIEIDGKIKGNTNIEISEREAVAHVGKFGILLTKEIRGRGWAEKLAKEVIREAKNKLKIKMVKLNLFAPNKKALNLYKKLNFREIGRIKKSLKHYGRYRDEILMVKYL, encoded by the coding sequence ATGAAGCCAGGGAAAATAGTCAAGAAATTTACGCATGAGGGTAAAGAAATAATTTTTCGCTATCCCAAAAAAAGTGATGCCAAAGAATTTTTAAGTATGATCAATTCTCTAGTAAAAGAAAAGGCTTATCTTACTACTCAGAAAAAATTTACCTTAAAACAGGAGAAAAAGTGGCTTAATAATATAATAAAAAAAATAAAAAGAAAAAATATAGTATTAATTTTAATTGAGATAGACGGAAAAATAAAAGGTAATACAAATATTGAGATTAGTGAAAGAGAGGCTGTGGCTCACGTGGGAAAATTTGGTATTCTACTGACCAAAGAAATAAGAGGCAGGGGATGGGCCGAAAAATTAGCAAAAGAAGTAATTCGTGAAGCAAAAAATAAGCTTAAAATTAAAATGGTTAAACTTAATCTTTTTGCTCCGAACAAAAAAGCTTTAAATCTCTATAAAAAACTGAACTTTAGAGAAATTGGCCGGATAAAAAAATCATTAAAACATTATGGCCGGTATCGAGACGAAATTTTAATGGTTAAATATTTATAA
- a CDS encoding class I SAM-dependent methyltransferase: MNTYFISGEQYDIQYQGYQEDLKFYLSEIKKANSTLEIGCGTGRILLLALKKGYKIEGLDGSKSMLKKLKEKAKKENLEPKTYFADMKNFKLDKKYNLIIVPFRTFLHLDSVQEQKESLKNFYRHLKKNGRLILNFFNPDYKRMSFQKNKKEFHSIVKDPVTKNKIKIYAINHYYPANQTIKTKFIHEEVDKNNLLLNKKEYNLKLKYIFRFEFEHLLTLMKFKPLKLYGSFKRRKFTDESREMIWIAKKT; the protein is encoded by the coding sequence AAGAAGACCTGAAGTTTTATTTATCAGAAATTAAAAAAGCTAATAGTACCTTAGAAATCGGCTGTGGCACCGGACGCATACTTTTATTAGCTTTGAAAAAAGGATATAAAATCGAAGGATTGGACGGCTCAAAAAGTATGCTAAAAAAATTAAAAGAAAAAGCTAAAAAAGAAAACTTGGAGCCAAAAACTTATTTTGCTGATATGAAAAATTTTAAGCTTGATAAAAAATATAACTTAATTATAGTGCCTTTCCGCACCTTTTTACATTTAGATTCAGTCCAAGAACAAAAAGAGAGTCTAAAAAATTTTTACCGGCATTTGAAAAAAAACGGACGATTAATTCTAAACTTTTTCAATCCTGATTATAAAAGAATGTCTTTTCAAAAAAACAAAAAAGAATTTCATTCAATAGTTAAAGATCCAGTGACTAAAAATAAAATAAAGATATACGCTATTAATCACTATTATCCAGCTAATCAGACTATAAAAACTAAATTTATTCATGAAGAAGTAGATAAAAATAATCTCTTATTAAATAAAAAAGAATATAATCTTAAATTAAAATATATTTTCCGCTTTGAATTTGAACATCTTTTAACTTTAATGAAATTTAAACCCCTAAAACTTTATGGAAGCTTTAAACGGAGAAAATTTACCGACGAATCCAGAGAAATGATCTGGATTGCTAAAAAGACGTAA
- the amrB gene encoding AmmeMemoRadiSam system protein B: MKLKKIIFIFIIVLLLASPAFINEISFEKNKEEKILGSKDLKSDEISAVITNKSNKEFPESKIVGGIIPHDIRMKKYIFHFFQGIKKQDFQRIILLAPNHKEKGFGKIFTSDYSWPTDYGLLKSDRQFINELNKIGIKNNYEVMAGEHAISDLVPFIKMNFPKKRIVPLIFKFSTPEKELERLKRKIISLWDEKTIIMAAVDFSHYLNVTKANKRDEITRKALLNYDYRTILSFGQEFNQYLDSPAAMALFLMLMKEKTEKASILGHANSGYLSNSLKEPSTSYFEIVYY, encoded by the coding sequence ATGAAATTAAAAAAGATAATCTTTATTTTTATCATTGTTTTGCTATTAGCATCTCCTGCTTTTATTAATGAAATTAGTTTTGAAAAAAATAAAGAAGAAAAAATTCTTGGCTCCAAAGATCTAAAATCTGATGAAATATCAGCGGTTATTACCAATAAATCAAATAAAGAGTTTCCTGAAAGTAAAATTGTCGGCGGAATTATCCCTCATGATATTAGAATGAAAAAATATATTTTTCATTTTTTCCAGGGAATTAAAAAACAAGATTTCCAAAGAATTATTCTTTTGGCTCCTAATCATAAAGAAAAGGGTTTTGGTAAAATATTTACCTCTGATTATTCCTGGCCAACTGATTATGGTTTGTTAAAATCTGATAGACAGTTTATAAATGAGCTTAATAAAATTGGTATAAAGAATAATTATGAAGTAATGGCCGGGGAACACGCTATTTCTGATTTGGTTCCTTTTATTAAAATGAATTTTCCCAAAAAAAGAATTGTGCCGCTGATCTTTAAATTTTCCACGCCAGAAAAAGAATTAGAGCGACTGAAAAGAAAAATAATATCATTATGGGATGAAAAAACCATTATTATGGCAGCCGTTGATTTCTCCCACTATTTAAATGTAACTAAAGCCAATAAACGCGATGAAATAACCAGAAAAGCTTTGCTAAACTATGACTATCGGACTATTCTTTCTTTTGGTCAGGAGTTTAACCAGTACCTTGATTCTCCAGCGGCTATGGCTTTATTTTTAATGCTTATGAAGGAAAAGACTGAAAAGGCCAGTATTCTTGGCCACGCGAATTCAGGCTATTTAAGTAATAGCTTAAAAGAACCTTCAACCAGCTATTTTGAAATAGTTTATTATTAA
- a CDS encoding GNAT family N-acetyltransferase has product MKAGQILKKIKLNKNKFIIRYLKYEDVNNLLEVVNSLVAEKSMLGPQKKFSRAKEEKWVKNVLHKILNKKAVYLVGELNGQVIGWASVFKGKFTNKKHIGQAAVSLRSEYRGRGLAKKLIKKAISEAKKHLKTKIIKLNVYAENKKAIKLYKSLGFERVGQIKKGRYHFGRYIDLIIMVKYL; this is encoded by the coding sequence ATGAAAGCCGGTCAAATCTTGAAAAAAATTAAATTAAACAAGAATAAATTTATCATCCGTTATCTAAAATATGAGGATGTTAATAATTTGCTTGAGGTGGTTAATTCATTAGTGGCTGAAAAATCAATGCTGGGACCGCAAAAAAAGTTCAGCCGGGCTAAGGAAGAAAAGTGGGTTAAAAATGTGCTCCATAAAATACTCAATAAAAAAGCGGTTTATTTAGTCGGTGAATTAAACGGGCAAGTTATTGGCTGGGCTAGTGTTTTTAAAGGAAAATTTACTAATAAAAAACATATCGGTCAGGCGGCTGTTTCCCTACGGTCAGAATATAGAGGCCGAGGTTTGGCCAAGAAATTAATTAAAAAAGCTATCAGTGAGGCTAAAAAACATTTAAAAACCAAAATTATCAAGCTCAATGTTTATGCTGAGAATAAAAAAGCGATTAAACTTTATAAATCTTTAGGATTTGAAAGAGTCGGTCAGATTAAAAAAGGCCGCTATCATTTTGGCCGCTATATTGATTTAATTATTATGGTTAAATATTTATGA
- a CDS encoding B12-binding domain-containing radical SAM protein encodes MNVLLVYPEFPETFWSFKKALEFIGKKAASPPLGLLTIAAMLPKEWNLKLIDLNVNPLLDEDISWADMVFISAMLVQQKSAGEVIERVKKVDKKIVAGGPLFSTQPDLFVVDHVFINEAEDCLSLFLNDLEREETRSLYKSKEKPLVTEVPVPLWSLINFSDYTSIPLQYSRGCPHNCDFCDITVMYGHKVRVKTPTQMIKEFNSLYQANWRGPVFLVDDNFIGNKKQVKIMLRELIKWQKARKYPFKLLTEASVDLASDQELMRLMSQANFHKVFLGIETPHLESLKGCQKYQNTRMDLKEAVKVIHQHGMQVMGGFIVGFDEDPPSIFEAQIQFIQEVGIVTAMVGLLVALPRTKLWHRLKKEGRILENTSGDNTDGSLNFIPRMKREDLINGYKEILSTIYGQPDLYYQRIHAFLKNYQPTHRGRFNFAGLMAFFRSIWRIGILSKSRFLYWKLFFKTLFTKIKCLPVALEMAIYGQHFERVTKRVLNK; translated from the coding sequence ATGAATGTATTACTAGTTTATCCGGAGTTTCCCGAAACTTTTTGGAGCTTTAAAAAAGCTTTAGAATTTATCGGAAAAAAGGCCGCTTCACCGCCTTTGGGTCTTTTGACTATTGCGGCTATGCTGCCTAAAGAATGGAATTTAAAACTAATTGACCTCAATGTTAATCCATTACTGGACGAGGATATCAGCTGGGCTGATATGGTTTTTATTAGTGCTATGCTGGTTCAGCAAAAAAGTGCTGGTGAGGTTATTGAAAGAGTAAAAAAAGTCGACAAGAAAATTGTGGCCGGCGGACCGCTTTTTAGCACCCAGCCAGATCTCTTTGTGGTTGATCATGTCTTTATTAATGAAGCAGAAGATTGCCTGTCTTTATTTCTTAATGACTTGGAAAGGGAAGAAACTAGATCATTATACAAAAGTAAAGAAAAACCTTTAGTCACTGAAGTACCAGTACCCCTTTGGTCATTAATTAATTTTAGTGATTATACTTCCATCCCCTTGCAGTATTCAAGAGGCTGTCCTCATAACTGTGATTTTTGTGATATTACAGTTATGTATGGCCACAAAGTTAGGGTTAAGACGCCGACTCAAATGATTAAGGAATTTAATTCTCTTTATCAAGCAAACTGGCGAGGCCCAGTTTTTTTGGTTGATGATAATTTTATCGGTAATAAAAAACAGGTAAAAATAATGCTGCGAGAGTTAATTAAATGGCAAAAAGCTCGTAAATACCCGTTTAAATTATTAACCGAAGCTAGTGTTGATTTAGCTAGTGATCAGGAATTAATGCGCTTGATGAGCCAGGCTAATTTTCATAAAGTTTTTCTGGGTATAGAAACGCCCCATTTGGAGAGCCTAAAAGGTTGTCAAAAGTATCAAAACACCCGGATGGATTTAAAAGAAGCGGTTAAAGTTATTCATCAACACGGCATGCAGGTGATGGGAGGCTTTATTGTTGGTTTTGACGAAGACCCGCCCAGTATTTTTGAAGCCCAGATTCAGTTTATCCAGGAAGTGGGTATTGTCACGGCTATGGTGGGCCTTTTGGTAGCCTTACCAAGAACTAAGCTTTGGCACCGACTTAAAAAAGAAGGGCGTATTTTGGAAAATACATCCGGAGACAATACAGACGGCAGTTTAAATTTTATACCGCGCATGAAAAGAGAGGATCTTATAAATGGGTACAAAGAGATTCTTTCTACTATTTATGGCCAACCGGATTTGTATTATCAGAGAATTCATGCCTTTCTTAAAAATTATCAGCCAACCCATAGAGGTAGGTTTAATTTTGCCGGTCTTATGGCTTTTTTTCGAAGTATCTGGCGAATTGGCATTTTGTCAAAGTCAAGATTTCTTTACTGGAAGCTCTTTTTTAAAACCCTTTTTACTAAAATTAAATGTTTACCAGTAGCTTTAGAAATGGCTATTTATGGCCAGCACTTTGAAAGAGTGACCAAAAGAGTTTTGAATAAGTAA
- a CDS encoding thioredoxin domain-containing protein, translating into MEKEKNNKSSKKEKKGKGILDAPPKNTFIMGLLVGLVFSAVVGITLSLTVFRSVSDNDSESVAGVEDTADTDADTDTAVEESNVSPTNIMTYASEIGLDTEKFNECMSNGDKTDTVTQSQSEATELGVNGTPATFINGYLVSGALPKSEFDTIIDEILAGSAPTSQYVAEGEPVDIKIADDDNIRGSGNKLIFVEYSDFECPYCTRHAPTMEELYQEYKDQAKFVFRHFPLTSIHQNAQIAAEAAECAADQGKFWEMHNKMFAIN; encoded by the coding sequence ATGGAAAAAGAAAAAAATAATAAATCATCAAAAAAAGAAAAAAAAGGAAAAGGAATTTTAGACGCCCCTCCTAAAAATACCTTTATTATGGGTCTTTTAGTTGGTTTAGTATTTTCAGCTGTAGTTGGAATTACTCTTTCTTTAACTGTGTTTAGATCTGTTAGTGATAATGATAGTGAAAGTGTAGCCGGAGTTGAAGATACAGCTGATACTGATGCTGATACGGATACAGCAGTAGAAGAATCAAATGTTAGTCCCACTAATATTATGACATACGCTTCTGAGATCGGATTGGACACAGAAAAATTCAATGAATGTATGAGTAATGGTGATAAAACTGATACGGTTACACAAAGCCAAAGCGAGGCCACAGAATTGGGTGTAAATGGCACTCCGGCCACTTTTATCAACGGTTATTTGGTTTCCGGGGCTTTGCCAAAAAGTGAATTTGATACTATTATTGATGAAATATTGGCTGGCAGTGCTCCCACCTCTCAATATGTAGCTGAAGGCGAACCAGTAGACATTAAAATTGCTGATGATGATAATATCAGAGGTAGTGGCAATAAATTAATTTTTGTCGAGTATTCTGATTTTGAATGTCCATATTGTACCAGACATGCTCCTACTATGGAAGAGCTATACCAGGAATATAAGGATCAGGCTAAATTTGTTTTTCGTCATTTTCCGCTAACCAGTATTCATCAAAATGCTCAAATTGCTGCTGAAGCAGCTGAATGTGCCGCTGATCAGGGTAAGTTTTGGGAAATGCATAATAAAATGTTTGCCATAAATTAA
- a CDS encoding ferredoxin, translating to MPTPKIDKEKCTGCGTCVALCPEVFEIGEDGKSKVKNSKGCEECDCQSTVESCPEEAITLE from the coding sequence ATGCCAACACCAAAAATTGATAAAGAAAAATGTACTGGCTGTGGTACTTGCGTGGCTTTATGCCCGGAAGTTTTTGAAATCGGAGAAGACGGAAAATCAAAAGTGAAAAATTCTAAGGGTTGTGAAGAATGTGATTGTCAATCAACAGTAGAATCCTGTCCAGAAGAGGCTATAACTTTAGAATAA
- a CDS encoding CAP domain-containing protein has product MNKYSRHLHSSFIPHQGNKYLPFLMRHNSLKIIAVLAVLLKIGVSFLLIFSPLSVQPIDITNQNIINMTNQQRLNNGLNQLELNPLLSQAANAKAQDMLSKQYFSHYSPSNTSPWYWFKQAGYEYAYAGENLAMDFVRGEDIISAWMVSASHKRNILNGNYTQIGLAVLEGDFKGAKTTLVVQMFGTPAPKTKLTETTTTKEVVEKSPPSQTVTEEVTEEKSLPEVNKEETVVIPSVEENTYDIVTKLEKEEPAQEDKTEAKNEEEKKEEEKPEETKVVVQINDETNELSKKGDDYIGSVKEGDNKPNQNVIVITEDENKNVVSTPVVSTNYFKNSVLKPANFFTSERLVKMILYSRNFFMALFILLSLVLVLNLLIKVRVQHRPNIVYTLLVIYLIGIIIII; this is encoded by the coding sequence ATGAATAAATATTCCAGACATCTTCATAGTAGCTTCATACCGCATCAGGGTAATAAATACCTGCCTTTTTTAATGAGGCATAATTCTCTTAAGATAATTGCAGTTTTAGCCGTTTTATTAAAAATTGGTGTTTCTTTTCTGCTGATCTTTTCTCCGCTATCAGTACAACCAATAGATATTACCAATCAGAATATTATAAATATGACCAATCAGCAGAGACTGAATAATGGACTGAATCAGCTTGAACTTAATCCTTTGCTAAGCCAGGCAGCCAATGCCAAAGCCCAAGATATGCTGTCCAAGCAGTATTTTTCCCACTATAGTCCCTCTAATACTTCTCCCTGGTATTGGTTTAAACAGGCTGGTTATGAATACGCTTATGCTGGGGAAAACCTGGCTATGGATTTTGTCAGAGGAGAAGATATTATATCTGCTTGGATGGTCAGTGCCAGCCATAAAAGAAATATTTTAAATGGTAATTATACTCAGATTGGTCTGGCTGTTTTGGAGGGTGATTTTAAAGGAGCTAAGACTACTTTAGTTGTTCAGATGTTTGGTACACCGGCTCCAAAAACTAAACTGACCGAAACTACTACTACCAAAGAAGTAGTTGAAAAAAGTCCGCCTAGTCAAACAGTAACTGAAGAGGTAACAGAAGAAAAATCTTTGCCCGAAGTAAATAAAGAAGAAACAGTAGTTATACCTTCGGTAGAAGAAAATACTTATGATATAGTTACCAAATTAGAAAAAGAAGAGCCAGCCCAAGAAGATAAGACTGAGGCAAAAAATGAAGAAGAAAAAAAAGAGGAAGAGAAACCAGAAGAAACAAAAGTAGTTGTTCAAATAAATGATGAAACTAATGAATTATCCAAAAAAGGAGATGATTATATTGGCTCAGTAAAAGAAGGAGATAATAAGCCCAATCAAAATGTAATCGTAATAACTGAAGATGAGAATAAAAATGTAGTCTCTACGCCAGTAGTTTCCACCAATTATTTTAAAAATTCTGTTTTGAAACCGGCTAACTTTTTTACCTCAGAAAGACTGGTTAAAATGATACTTTACTCAAGAAATTTCTTTATGGCCTTGTTTATTTTGTTAAGCTTAGTCTTAGTCCTTAATTTACTAATTAAAGTTAGAGTGCAACACCGCCCTAATATAGTTTATACTTTATTAGTCATATATTTAATTGGGATTATAATTATTATTTAA